The Triticum aestivum cultivar Chinese Spring chromosome 3A, IWGSC CS RefSeq v2.1, whole genome shotgun sequence genome includes a region encoding these proteins:
- the LOC123058906 gene encoding uncharacterized protein, with translation MNVALMCAARRAREASVAVGVPLTEPLQMRGEGEAWVAIGVPLLEPRPRRKPSPYELPLIRCFMIVAGIIFTTIIIMGEGPLATKILGLCMLWAFMIGLLWATFEACNLPDVDTTES, from the exons ATGAACGTCGCCCTCATGTGCGCGGCGCGGCGAGCGCGTGAAGCCAGCGTGGCGGTCGGCGTCCCGCTCACCGAGCCGTTGCAGATgcgaggagagggcgaggcctGGGTGGCGATCGGCGTCCCGCTCCTCGAACCTCGCCCCCGGCGCAAACCTAGCCCTTACGAGCTGCCTCTAATCAGG TGCTTCATGATCGTTGCAGGGATTATATTTACAACTATTATCATCATGGGGGAAGGGCCACTCGCAACAAAAATACTTGGTTTGTGCATGCTTTGGGCTTTCATGATTGGATTACTCTGGGCTACGTTTGAAGCATGCAATTTGCCGGATGTAGACACAACCGAATCCTAG